In a genomic window of Pedosphaera parvula Ellin514:
- a CDS encoding type I polyketide synthase has product MSQLAQPAEDIAIIGMAGRFPNAANIQEFWNYSCKGCKPDAGFYAHTDQLKRARLFDASFFGLSSQEKEETHPQQRTFLECASEALEDAGYAPEREDTLIGVFGNLSTHLAPDLAKAGGSDRGRAVYGLLPSISVKELPKLVAKALRLQGPGMCVETGPTSSLIAVALACQYLLTHQCDLALAGAVASKWEPTSDFIAGEGPRHFDNHARNSLGRSAIAPTGEEAGVIVLKRLPEALSEGDHIYAVVRGFASICGGGEDGDGNDSQETAQSVCIALAQEMAGITSEALGYIEVDDIISSPFSQGGLAELSRSLLQDTSIREFCALGSIREGMGEMDGAAGMAGLIRAALALHNKQIPPCACPAPFTLTFDLAQTPFYLNHALTEWKQGQAPRRAAVNASVAGTNAHIILEEAPTVESSGASRPFQILLLSAGDAAAMESASAELADFISHHADQNLADTAYTLQTGRHEFNHRRMVICRDNREAIEFLQTLNNEYVSTNNVLNGGAPSIVFMLPGRGMTQVNTGLELYEHESEFREHVDCCARMLTPHIGIDLRNVLFPVPEEATTARKQIEQPCIAQPALFIIEYALAKLWISWGVKPRAMIGHGLGEIVAAHLAGVLSLDDALIMAAVRGRIIQQSGDAATLAVQMSEPEIATHLNDSVHLAAINTRAECELCGSRSCLERLQQEFLERGIACELVENYYVSNGSDSKAAEEICLNMLKEMKLRPPRIPYLSSVTGDWIKPEQACDPMYWQEQLHSPIRFSEGLEKLHNQERCILLEVGPGRTLSIFASQHLTCGNELLPGSQQQGIEISQMETAGMLRTLGQLWLAGTEINWKGFYSQERRQRASLPTSPFKKQPLEAEAIESKPDFSSRPKASAPPLMQSTIQSPTKRNPFTSSIRVDKLESFDAFANRPVSKSGDSSPLPRTSQGKTSRPEESTFHARPEIDSEQDHLSGGKRMEPHSSAQPRVHSEHLQAAKRTESSKTLPLTEGQREIWYGVQRADGVSCAFIQSVMIQLQGELNVPVLLDTMEWLVERHEALRITFSPVGDVQFIHAAGPVQMPIMDLSPLSMEAQREQLSKLQRDAVTEQFDLVNGPMFRMRLIKLGPETHTLLLAVHHLICDGSSLGILLQELGERYSFQATAQSDPCETPLGFGKFIMDQEITRQGPSRARAEAFWLEQYSGGAPVMELPADFVRPKKRNFMGGSQSMPLDGSLCQALKDLSKKQRCTLFTTVLAGYYLLLHRLTGQAEIVVGLPMTSRSGKSEERLVGHCVNFLPLRLNIEGNPVLSEYLGQVRNLMLSAHEHQNYTLGSLLQKLNLPRESNRMPLVSVMFNLNWVREVLALEGLDTKVAPNPYCYSQFDVSFSLTECQGQLEMDCHYSAELFKAETIQRWFNHFATLLLEMTRHPDRRIGQLSVLSITEQKELVQDWRPSSETIESLPQTQQPNLQHALGRIDLNAVAGFYVLDGYGELCPIGVRGELFIGCSEEARLGIQPQSEQVKCLPNPIQQDQSDRVYSTGLRARYLPGGELDILGRMDQEVQAQLNGHRVDLARLKLALEEHPAVSESFSLVQKGTNSQDCIVSYVVGRSSSSITANDLRSFLQSRLPALMVPTGFVFLQTLPLTTTGKVDCDALPKVEFNRSEEPAKLAAPFSPTEQKLASIWCEVIALTEIGRDDNFFDLGGHSVLLTQVITRVRKEFGVELTLRHMFESPTIGELASVIDAQLIQPVQEGKVTAQLE; this is encoded by the coding sequence ATGAGTCAATTGGCACAACCAGCAGAAGACATCGCAATCATCGGCATGGCCGGTCGATTCCCCAACGCTGCTAACATTCAGGAATTTTGGAATTATTCATGCAAGGGGTGCAAGCCAGATGCCGGTTTTTACGCTCACACCGATCAGCTAAAAAGAGCCCGCCTGTTCGATGCCTCATTCTTTGGCCTGAGCAGTCAGGAGAAGGAAGAAACCCATCCGCAACAACGAACATTTCTCGAGTGCGCCTCCGAAGCTCTCGAAGATGCCGGATATGCTCCCGAGCGTGAGGATACCCTCATTGGAGTATTTGGCAACTTGAGCACGCATCTTGCGCCGGACCTCGCCAAAGCAGGTGGTTCGGACAGAGGACGCGCTGTATATGGTTTGCTTCCCTCCATTAGCGTGAAGGAATTACCAAAGCTCGTTGCTAAAGCACTAAGGTTACAAGGGCCTGGGATGTGCGTGGAAACCGGTCCAACCTCCTCGTTGATTGCCGTTGCTTTGGCGTGCCAATATCTACTCACACACCAATGCGACCTGGCGCTGGCTGGTGCTGTAGCTTCTAAATGGGAACCAACGAGTGATTTTATCGCCGGAGAAGGTCCAAGGCATTTTGATAACCATGCTCGGAACTCCCTTGGGCGTTCTGCGATTGCTCCAACCGGTGAAGAAGCGGGAGTCATCGTGCTAAAAAGGCTACCGGAGGCTCTCTCGGAAGGGGATCATATTTATGCAGTGGTGAGAGGGTTCGCCAGCATTTGTGGTGGAGGAGAGGACGGGGATGGCAACGATTCTCAGGAAACAGCCCAGTCGGTCTGCATTGCTCTCGCACAAGAAATGGCAGGTATTACCTCGGAAGCACTTGGTTATATTGAGGTCGATGACATTATCTCATCCCCGTTTTCACAAGGCGGGCTGGCTGAATTGAGCCGCAGCCTGCTTCAAGACACCAGTATCAGGGAATTTTGTGCTCTGGGCTCAATCAGGGAAGGCATGGGTGAAATGGATGGAGCAGCTGGCATGGCAGGTTTGATCCGTGCTGCGCTGGCGTTGCACAATAAACAAATTCCACCATGCGCATGCCCGGCACCTTTCACGTTAACATTTGATTTGGCACAAACTCCTTTCTATTTGAATCATGCGCTTACCGAGTGGAAGCAGGGGCAAGCGCCCAGGCGGGCAGCGGTGAACGCTTCGGTTGCCGGCACTAACGCGCATATCATTCTAGAGGAAGCTCCGACCGTGGAAAGCTCGGGTGCATCGCGTCCATTCCAAATTCTTTTGCTCTCGGCCGGGGATGCTGCAGCAATGGAATCTGCCTCGGCGGAGCTGGCCGATTTTATTAGTCACCATGCCGATCAAAATCTCGCCGATACAGCCTATACCTTGCAAACCGGACGTCACGAATTCAACCATCGACGGATGGTAATCTGCAGAGACAACCGCGAAGCCATCGAGTTCCTGCAAACGCTGAATAACGAATATGTCTCTACAAATAATGTGCTAAATGGTGGGGCCCCTTCCATCGTGTTCATGCTGCCCGGGCGAGGAATGACCCAGGTGAACACGGGTTTGGAACTCTATGAACATGAATCTGAATTTCGAGAGCATGTGGATTGCTGCGCCCGGATGCTCACTCCGCACATTGGAATTGATTTGCGCAACGTGCTATTTCCGGTTCCCGAAGAGGCCACAACGGCCCGCAAGCAAATCGAGCAGCCCTGCATTGCGCAACCTGCCCTGTTCATAATTGAATATGCACTGGCCAAGCTCTGGATAAGCTGGGGGGTGAAACCCCGGGCTATGATCGGCCATGGCTTGGGAGAGATTGTAGCTGCCCATCTTGCGGGAGTTCTTTCCCTCGATGACGCGTTGATAATGGCAGCCGTCCGGGGGCGGATCATTCAGCAATCAGGTGATGCTGCGACGCTGGCCGTCCAAATGTCCGAGCCGGAGATTGCAACGCATCTAAACGACTCAGTGCACCTGGCTGCCATAAACACCCGTGCCGAATGTGAACTTTGTGGTTCACGGAGCTGCCTCGAGCGTTTGCAGCAGGAGTTCCTCGAGCGGGGAATTGCTTGTGAATTGGTTGAGAATTATTACGTTTCCAATGGCTCCGATTCCAAGGCTGCGGAGGAAATCTGCCTTAATATGCTGAAGGAAATGAAATTGAGGCCTCCGCGAATTCCCTATCTATCGAGCGTAACCGGTGATTGGATCAAGCCAGAACAGGCCTGCGATCCGATGTATTGGCAGGAACAACTCCATAGTCCGATACGCTTTTCCGAAGGTCTTGAGAAGCTGCACAACCAGGAGAGATGCATCCTGCTTGAGGTTGGACCCGGTCGGACGTTAAGCATCTTCGCCTCCCAACACCTAACTTGCGGAAACGAATTGCTGCCTGGAAGCCAGCAGCAGGGCATCGAAATATCACAAATGGAAACTGCCGGGATGTTGAGGACGCTTGGCCAACTTTGGTTGGCAGGGACGGAGATAAATTGGAAGGGATTTTATTCCCAGGAAAGGCGCCAACGAGCAAGCTTGCCAACGTCTCCCTTTAAGAAGCAGCCATTGGAAGCGGAGGCAATTGAGAGCAAACCAGATTTTTCTTCGAGGCCGAAGGCTTCGGCTCCACCCTTGATGCAATCGACGATTCAGTCGCCAACCAAACGCAATCCTTTTACCTCCTCGATAAGGGTGGATAAGCTCGAATCGTTTGATGCATTTGCAAATCGCCCAGTGTCCAAGTCCGGCGATTCCTCTCCCCTGCCCCGGACTTCTCAAGGCAAGACTTCACGTCCGGAGGAGTCTACATTTCATGCCCGGCCTGAGATCGATTCGGAGCAGGATCACTTGTCAGGTGGTAAAAGGATGGAACCCCATTCGAGCGCCCAGCCTCGAGTACACTCCGAACACCTTCAGGCCGCCAAAAGGACAGAAAGCAGTAAAACTCTGCCTCTTACTGAAGGCCAAAGAGAGATTTGGTATGGGGTTCAGAGGGCCGACGGAGTCTCATGTGCGTTCATTCAGTCCGTCATGATCCAACTACAGGGAGAACTTAATGTTCCTGTGCTTTTGGACACGATGGAATGGCTCGTGGAGAGGCATGAGGCTCTCAGGATAACTTTTTCACCCGTGGGAGATGTTCAATTCATTCATGCCGCTGGACCTGTCCAGATGCCGATCATGGATTTATCTCCATTGTCAATGGAAGCGCAACGGGAACAACTTTCAAAATTGCAGAGAGATGCGGTAACCGAGCAATTCGATCTGGTGAATGGTCCAATGTTCCGCATGCGATTGATAAAGCTGGGGCCGGAAACTCATACCCTGCTGCTTGCAGTTCATCATTTGATTTGCGACGGCAGTTCCCTTGGTATCCTGCTGCAGGAATTAGGAGAGCGTTACTCGTTCCAGGCAACAGCGCAGTCAGATCCCTGCGAAACTCCCTTGGGCTTCGGCAAGTTTATTATGGACCAGGAAATTACCAGGCAGGGCCCCTCTCGAGCGCGTGCAGAGGCATTCTGGCTGGAACAATATTCCGGAGGAGCACCGGTAATGGAATTGCCAGCTGATTTTGTACGGCCCAAAAAAAGAAACTTTATGGGAGGGAGCCAGTCGATGCCGCTTGATGGTTCTCTATGCCAGGCGCTGAAAGATCTCAGTAAAAAGCAACGCTGCACGTTGTTTACAACAGTCCTTGCTGGATACTATTTATTGTTGCATCGACTGACGGGTCAGGCGGAGATCGTTGTAGGGCTGCCGATGACCAGCCGTTCTGGTAAAAGCGAGGAACGATTGGTGGGACACTGTGTTAATTTTCTTCCCCTGCGTCTAAACATTGAGGGTAACCCTGTTCTTTCAGAATATCTCGGCCAGGTTCGCAACCTGATGCTAAGTGCTCACGAGCATCAGAACTACACTTTGGGCAGTCTGCTCCAGAAGCTGAACCTGCCGCGAGAATCAAATCGCATGCCCTTGGTGTCCGTCATGTTCAATCTGAATTGGGTGCGCGAAGTTCTCGCGCTCGAGGGACTTGATACAAAAGTTGCGCCTAATCCTTATTGCTACTCCCAATTCGATGTGAGCTTCAGTCTTACGGAATGTCAGGGACAGCTTGAGATGGACTGTCATTACAGTGCCGAATTATTCAAAGCTGAGACCATTCAAAGATGGTTTAACCACTTCGCAACTCTGCTTCTTGAGATGACCCGTCACCCGGATCGACGCATTGGCCAGCTCTCAGTGCTCAGCATCACCGAGCAAAAAGAGCTGGTGCAGGATTGGCGTCCCAGTAGTGAAACTATTGAATCCCTGCCACAAACTCAGCAGCCTAACCTGCAGCATGCACTGGGCCGGATCGATTTAAATGCCGTTGCCGGCTTTTATGTTTTGGATGGATACGGAGAGCTGTGCCCGATCGGAGTTCGTGGGGAGCTGTTCATAGGTTGTTCTGAAGAAGCCAGGTTGGGAATTCAGCCTCAATCAGAGCAAGTCAAATGCCTGCCGAATCCTATCCAGCAGGATCAAAGTGATCGGGTGTATAGCACCGGCTTGCGGGCGCGTTATTTGCCTGGAGGAGAGCTTGATATTCTGGGACGAATGGACCAGGAAGTTCAAGCGCAGCTGAACGGCCACCGTGTGGACCTGGCCAGGCTTAAGCTCGCGCTCGAAGAACATCCCGCAGTAAGCGAAAGCTTTTCGCTGGTGCAGAAGGGCACCAACAGTCAAGACTGCATTGTCAGCTATGTTGTCGGTCGCTCCAGCTCCTCAATCACTGCGAACGATCTGCGATCATTCCTGCAGTCAAGACTTCCGGCATTAATGGTGCCAACTGGATTTGTCTTCCTTCAAACTTTGCCCCTGACGACCACAGGTAAAGTAGATTGCGATGCATTGCCGAAGGTGGAGTTCAACCGGTCCGAGGAACCGGCCAAGCTGGCAGCCCCCTTCAGTCCGACAGAACAAAAACTTGCGTCAATATGGTGTGAGGTCATTGCGTTAACTGAAATCGGCCGTGATGACAATTTTTTCGACCTGGGCGGTCATTCAGTATTGCTCACTCAGGTCATCACGCGTGTGCGGAAGGAATTTGGAGTGGAGCTTACCTTGCGTCATATGTTCGAGTCCCCAACGATTGGCGAACTCGCCAGCGTCATTGACGCTCAACTCATACAACCCGTTCAGGAGGGGAAAGTCACGGCCCAACTTGAGTGA